The segment AGTTCTGGGACAGGTCCGACACGCGGGCCATTCTGGCGCGGATTCCGAGCAGCGGGCTCTCGCTGCAAGCCGACTTCGGCCTGCCGGTACTCGGAGTTCGCTACCGCAATTTTGCCTTCAATGCGGAGGCTCTGGCGACGGTGCACGCCAATGTTCCCAAGTGCGTGGCGGAGATCGCGCTGGTGGGAAGTAAACTGGGAAAGAACTACTCGCTGAATGATCTGATCGGCGAGTCTCTGGCCCTGAGTGATGTCTCGCTCAGCTATGGGCGGATCATTCCGCAGGATTATCTGCCACAGTTGTCGGCGGGATTGGCCTTCCATTACTATCAGGGATTTGCCTACACAGACACACGGCAGTCGACGGCGGGCTTTGTAGTCACTGACCATCTGATTCAGGGCAACGGCAGTTTCCAGAATGTGCTGGCAACCGATGGACGGGGCTTCGGCGCAGATTTGGGTGTGGCGGCGAAGCTCTCCGAAGACGGGCGGTGGAAAGCCGCGCTGGCGGTGCAGCGGATCGGCGCCACGATGAGCTGGAATGTGAAGGAAACCGAAACGGCGCACATGCGGACCAGCATGGCGGGGCTCGATTTCGATTCACTGGATAACAAGGAGTATACGGACCGGGCCTTTGCCAGCGAAGATACAACGATCAAGGGTGGCACGGCAAAACTGCATCTGCCGCTGACGCTCCGGGCTTCGGGTTCCTACCAGCTTTTCCCGAACCTGAGTGTAGCGGGAATTGTGAACGCGCTGACGACAAGCAGTCCATTAGGTCCAGCGGGTATTGAAGCGGGCGCGGCGACCTCCTACTCCCCACTCCGCTGGGCGGCGATTGAAGGCGGCATGTTGTTCGGTGGGCCGCACAGCAGTCTGTTTTCATTCGGTACAGGATTGCGGTTCCGCTATTACGAGCTGGATTTGAACTTCTCTTCGGCGGGCGGGATGTTCACGTCGGCGCACGGCGTGGGAGCATCATTCTCGCAGAGGTTCTATTTCTGAGAGCGGTTTGAAGCGTGCGAGGCTAAGGATACCCGGCGCGACGACCGGAAAACACATTGACGGCAAAGCGCCGCCGCAGACACCATTATGGTTGTTTGCGGCGGCGTCTGTTTTTCGGGGACGGAATAGGGGGACTGTTTTTCGTCCACACCCGGAGGGTGTGGGGTAGGAGTTTTTGTTCGGGCTGCTCCACCCAACATCCCGCTTGGATCTCGACAGATGAGACTCGCGTATACTCACTGTATCCTCTGACCGGCACAGTGCGTCCTTGTGCAGATATTCACAATATCTCAGAGTCAACAAAAACACCTTTGAGACCACTGGAAGGCGGTTGACAATTCAGAGGTTTCTTAGTATATTATCCGAGCAATCCTGACAACCTCTGTCAGATTATAAAGTTTTAACCCATCAGAAATTAGCGGTTTGAAAGTAGAGCCTATGCCTTCCGGGAAGCGGGTGCGGGAAGTCCGCATTGGGTCTGTGACGATTGGCGGCGATCATCCGGTAGCGGTGCAGTCGATGACGCTGACCGACACGCGGGATGTTCAGGCCACTGTGGCGCAGATTCTCCGGCTGGAAGAGGCGGGCTGCGAGATCGCGCGGGTGGCCGTTCCCGATGACGAAGCCGCCGCTGCGCTGGGGGCGATTAAGAAGCAGATTCACATTCCGCTTGTTGCCGATATTCACTTCCATTACAAGCTGGCCTTGAAGGCGATTGACGCCGGTGTGGACAAGATCCGCATCAATCCGGGCAACCTGGGCGGTGAGGACCGCGCCAAAGTGGTGACGCGCGCTGCGCGGGAAGCGGGGATTCCCATGCGGGTGGGCGTGAACAGCGGCTCTTTAGAACGGGATCTGATCGACAAGTACGGCGGGCCGACACCGCAGGGGATGGTGGAATCGGCGCTGCGGCATATTCGTTTTCTGGAAGATGAAGGCTTTTTCAATATTGTGCTGTCGCTGAAGGCGTCGAATGTGCCGCGCATGATTGAAGCCTACACGCTGATGCGCGCGGCCTGCGATTATCCGCTGCATCTGGGTGTAACCGAAGCGGGGCCGCCGTCGGTGGGGACGATCAAGTCGGCCATCGGCATCGGGTATCTTTTGCAGAACGGCATCGGCGAAACATTGCGGGTATCGTTGACCGCCGATCCGGTGGAAGAGGTGCGCGTGGGCTGGGAGATTTTGAAATCGCTGGGGCTGCGGACACGCGGACCGATGCTGGTGAGCTGTCCGATGTGCGGGCGCTGCGAAGTGGACCTGGTGGAACTGGCGACCAAGGTGGAGAAGGCGATTGCCCATCTGAAGAAGCCGCTGCACATTGCGGTGATGGGCTGTGTGGTCAACGGTCCCGGCGAAGCGCGCGAAGCGGACCTGGCGGTGGTGGGCGGCAAGCACAAGGGGATGCTGCTGAAGAGCGGCAAGATTATCGCCACGCTGCCGGAAGATGAATTGATTGCCGCGCTGCTGCTTGAGGCGGATAAGTTTGATGTGAGCGACCGTCCGGCGGGGACGGCGCGGATTGTCGCGGGGGCATAAGGCGCACTCTGCATCCGGCCTTTAACGGCCTGCGTTTATCGGATCCTTACTACACTGCAACACTACCTGCGGCGTGTGCCCGAAGCACACGGTACCTGTTTCTTCACAGACTGCAAACAGAAACGCGGTGTTATCACGAGGAGGCTGATTTATGGCAGGGAACGAGAAGGACAATCTCAAGCAGTTGAAGGACGTGTATGACGGCTTCAACAAGGGCGACCTGGAACGCATGCGCATGACGCTGACGGACAACGCAACGCTGTATTTGGCCGCCATGGACCAGACGTTGAAGGGACCCAGCACGATTATCGACTATTTCCGCCAGTACAAGCAGGCCTTTGATGCTACGATCTCTCCCACGCGGCAGGTTGCGTGTGCGGATCTTGTGCTGAGCGAGTTCGTCGGCAAGGGCATCCACCAGGGGGTGTTCCACAGCCCGAGTGGCGATATTCCGCCGACAGGCAAGACGATTACGATCCCGGTGTGCCACATTTTGCAGTGGAAGGATGGCAAGATTGTGGACATCCACGAGTATTTCGACGCCGCCACGCTGATGTCCCAGTTGGGGATCGGCCTGACGCAAGAGCATCACACCTACTGATTTTCAGGCGCGTCCCGCGGCAGTTACCGCGGGCGCGCGGCACCTTATTTACCGGCGATATGCCTATCCGGCCTGAGTGCACACTGTAATCATGAGGAGATGGATGATGGCAACGGCAGAGAACAAAGACAATGCCAAGCTGGCAAAAGAAGGCTACGACCTCTTTACCAAGGGCGACCTGAACAAGCTGGCACAGCACTTCTCGGACAACGCGACGATGACCTCCATGTCCACGGGAGAGGTGATGAAGGGCCGCAACAATGTGATCGGCTTCATCGGCAACTTCCGCACGGCTTTTCCCGACATGACGCTCGACGTGAAGCGGCAGATAGCCTGCGCCGACGAGGTGGTGACGGAATTCGTCGCCAAGGGAACCCACAAGGGCGTGTTCATGACTCCCAACGGCGACATCCCGCCGACGGGCCGCAAAGTGGAAGTGCCGCTGTGCGAAATTCTCAAGGTCAAGGATGGATTGTTCACGGATTCGCATCTCTATTTCGACACCCTGTCGCTGATGACACAACTGGGTGTGATCAACCTGTCCGAAGAGCGCCACGCGCTCTGAAGGGGCATGACCGGCCTGAAGCGCCGACTGACCGCGCTCCATGCCAGCACATCCTTCGCTCGCGATCAGGCTGATTAACCGAAATATGAGGATATCTATTCATGCCAGCTCACGTCGAAACCGATAACGTCGCCATTTCGAAGGACATTTATGCCATCATCAGCAAGGGCGACCTGAATCAACTGACGAATCTATATGCGCAGAACAGTGTGATGGTGAATATGCCGTGGAATACGACCTTCCGCGGGCGCGACAATGTTTTGAATTACATCCGGATCCTGCGGACCGCTTTTCCGGACATGAAGGTGACCTTAACCCATCAGACGGCGCAGGATGACACGGTGGTGAATGAGTGGCTGCTTAAGGGCACGCATAAGGGCGTGCTCAAGTCCCCGACCGGCGATATCGCGCCGACCAACCGTTCTGTCGAGATCCCCGGCGTGTCCATCTTCGAGATGGAGGATGGGCAGGTGGTGAATATCCGCCAGTACTGGGACATCAACAGTCTGCTGAGGCAGATCGGGCTGGTGTCCTGAGAGGCCGCAGGGCTGCTTAGCAAAACGGCGGCCGCCGCGACTGGATATCGCCTGGTATGGCCGCTTAGGAAGAATCCAACGGGCTTTGCCCGTTGACGATAGTCGAAGAATCGTTCCACCCGCAAATCTCATTTCCGAGAAGGAGAAGTCTCCATGCGTTCTTTCAATCGAATGTTCACCGTCCTGAGCCTCGTACTCGCCCTTGCCGTGTTCGCCGGCGCGCAGACCAAGGAAAAGGCCAAGACTCCGCCCGCCGGCCAGCCCGATATGGCGGCGATGATGGCCGCGATGAAGCCCGGTCCGCAGCATGACGTGCTGAAAATGATGGCAGGCGACTGGGCGATCACCGGTCAATTCTGGATGGATCCGAAGGGCGATCCGATGACGATGAAACCCGGCACGGCGCACAACGAGATGATACTGGACGGACGCTATCTGCAATTCGTGCATCACGGCGAGATGATGGGCATGCCTTATGAAGGCCGCGGCCTGATGGGCTATGACAATTTCAAGAAGGTCTATCAGATGACGTGGATAGACAACATGGGCACGACCATCAGCACGGCCGCCGGGACGGCGGACGCCTCGGGCAAGGTCATTAGTCTGCTGGGCAAGATGGACGATCCTTCTACGGGAAAGAAGGACGAGGACGTGAAGTACGTTTACACGATCAAGGACGACAAGAGCGTGGAGTTCGCCATGTTCCTTGTCACCGGTCCCAAGGACGCCACTAAGATCATGGAAATGATGTACTCCAAGAAGTAGAAATTATCCCGACGCAGCGGGAGGAATAACGCCTCCCGCTGCGCGCGGCAGCTTACAGAACCGGACACGAATCCTAAGGACGGCATGAGTATTAATCCTATCAACCTTCCCGGCGCGGATGCGATCACCGATACCGACCGGACCATGGCGGAAAACGTGAGTAAGATGCTGGCCTCTTTGCAGCCGATTTTTCAGCGCGAAGGCGGCACGGTGAGACTGATTTCCGTGCGCGGCGGTGTGGCACACGTGGAGTTTTCCAGCGAGTCCTGCGACGGCTGCGGCGGCGGAATGGCAGGAATGGAAGGCGGCCTGCGGCTAATGTTGATCGAGCGCGTACCGGGCCTTTCGGAAGTGGTGTTCGAGTAACCGGATGCCCACCTCCCGTACCCTGGACCGGATCTGGCTGTTTTTCGCGTCGGTGAAGGTGACGATTGTGCTGCTGGTGCTGCTGGCGATTGTGATGTCCGTGGGCACCTACGTGGAGACGGCTTATTCCAATGGCGCGGCGCGGGTGCTGGTGTACCGTACGTGGTGGTTCGACGGGCTGGTGGCGTTGCTGGCGCTGAACCTGATTGGCTGCACGCTGCGGCGAGCGCCGTACAAGCCGCACCAGGCGGGATGGATCACAACGCACATTGCGCTGCTGCTGATCATGGCGGCCTCGGTGATTACGCACCGCTTCGGACTGCATGGACAGATGATGATTCCCGAAGGGGACGCGGCCAATGTATATGCCCTCGAGCAGATCGACCGGAAGACGCTGGAGATCGTCAACGGCGAGACACGGCAGTTGCCGTTTTCGCTGCAACTGAAGAAGTTCGACCAGCTCAAATATCCGGGAACGGAGATGACGCGGATGTTCCGCTCGCGGGTGGATGTGTGGGATCCGGCACGCACTGACACGGTGCATTATGACATCGTGCTCAATCATCCGTTAGTGTACGACGGCTACAAGATCAGCCAGGCGTCGTTTGTGGATCTGCCCGATGGACGCCGGGCGACGGTGCTGGGGATTGCCACCGATCCGGGAATTATTCTGATGTATTTCGGCGGCGGGCTGCTGGTGCTGGGCATGGCAGGCATTTTCTATTTGAAACCTTATCTGAAGCGCAGATTTCCGCCCAACGCGGCGCGGCCACAGGCACCCCAGCGGGAGACCGCCGCATCTTCGCCCGACGCCTCAAACATATGAGCAGTTCCTTGAACCGATATTTTGCGATTATTCTTGGGTTTATTTTTGCGGCAGCCGCCTATGGCGAGTCATCGACTCCGGCGGAATTGAAGGGGTTTGACTGGAATCTGGCCGGGCAAATTGCGGTGCAGGCCAATGGCCGCATTAAGCCGCTGGATTCCTTCGCGCGGGAAACGGTCAGCGCGATTTGCGGCAAGGCCTCCTATGAGGGACAGCATCCGGTGGAGACGTATTTCCGCTGGATGTCGGACGGGGATTACTGGCACGGCCAGCCGCTGCTGTATTTGCCCAAGGGCAAGCTGCGCAGCGAACTCAAGCTCGAGGATCATACGGGGAGCCGCTTTTCCTTTGCGGAAATGCAGGACGCGCGCGAGCTGATGACGCTGGCGATGGCGGGAGAGGACGCGCGAGCGGCGGGCGGAAAGGCGTCGTTTGTGCAGACCAAGGCGGCGGAATTTCTCGATCACATGAACGTGCTGAGCGGCGTGTTTACGCACGAGGCTCCGCTGTTTGTTCCGGCGGCGGCGTCGGCAGACGGAGAGAACACGTGGCGCTCCATGCCCGGTGTGGTGGCGATGTTCAGCGATTCGGCGCTGCTGGATTCCAATTCAAAGACGGTATCGGACACGCTGCAAACACTGACCCTGGCGTGGGCGGGACTGTACAACTCGGTGCGGGAGAACCGTGGGGACATCTTCAACATTTCGGCCAGGATGTTTGCCGAGGTGCAGCAGAAGATGCTGCCGCAGCCGGTGGTGTTCAGCAAGCTGGCGTGGGAGTATTGGTACAACCGGTTGAAACCGTTCTGGTGGGCGCGGCTGCTGCTGGCGCTGGGTTTTGCGGGTTTCTTGTTCAGTCTGCGGCAGGGGTATGAGCGCTTCAAGACGGCGGGGCTGATGGGGCTGGCGGCGGGATTTGTGCTGTACACCGCCGGAATGGCGATGCGGGCGTATGTGTCGGGCCGCGCACCGTGGACCAACATGTACGAATCGCTGCTGGCCATTGGCTGGGCGGTGGTGCTGATTTCGATGCTTTATGAATTGGCGAAGCGCGAGCGGATCTTCGGCATGGTGGGTGGGATTCTGGGCGCGGTGATTTTGACGATTGCCCAGGCAGCGGCGCTGGATCGCGGCATTAACGTGCTGGTGCCGGCGCTGCAAAGTTACTGGTTGAACTACCATGTGATTATCACACTCTCGGGCTATGCCTGTTTTGCGATTGCGATGGGCATCGGTCATGGCGTGCTGATCAGCGGTGTGAGATCGAAGGGTGAAGTAACACCGTCGCTGTCCAAGTTGACGAAGGCGAATTTGCGGATTATTCAGGTCGGCACATTGCTTTTGGTGACGGGAATTCTGCTGGGCGCGGTGTGGGCCAATGTGAGCTGGGGGCGGTTCTGGGGTTGGGATCCGAAGGAGACGTGGGCGCTGATCTGCTGGTTTGTCTACATTGCGCTGCTGCACGGGCGGAGCGCGGGCTGGCTGGGCTGGCGGGGACTGGCGGCGTATTCGGTGGGCGCGTTTCCGATTGTGATCATGACCTATTACGGCGTGAACTATTATCTTTCCGGACTGCACAGTTACGGCGCGGGGACGGCTCCCGGCGTGCCGTGGCAGATTCTGGCGTACATGGTTGTGGAAGGAGCGTTTCTGTTCTGGGCGCTCGGCCAACTGCGCGGCAAAGTACCCGTTCGCGCCAAGAAGACCCGGCCCGTTGTGGCGGACGAGGTCACGGGGCTGAATACCAAGTCAACTGAGGTTTCATCGTGAACCCCACGAAACCCGTTCCATCGGATTCGACAGTCCTTCTGCCGGTACTGCCCCGGGTATTGTGCCCGGCGGACCTGCGCAGTCTCAGCATGGAAGAGTTGGAATTGCTCTGCACGGAACTGCGCAAGGAATTGTGGGATACCATTACGGCGGTGGGCGGCCATCTGGCGGCGTCGCTGGGCGTGGTGGAACTGACCGTGGCGTTGCATTCGGTGTACAACACTCCGGTGGACAAACTGGTGTGGGACGTGGGGCATCAGGGGTATATTCACAAGATTTTGACGGGTCGCCGCGAGCGGCTGAATACTATTCGCCAGCATCACGGGCTTTCGGGATTTTTGAAGCCGGGCGAAAGCGAATACGATACGTTTGGCGCGGGACATGCGTCGACCTCCATCAGCGCGGCCTACGGCATGGCGGTGGCGCGCGACATGAAGGGCGAAGATCACAGCGTGGTGGCGATCATCGGCGACGGCGGCATCACCGGCGGTCTGGCCTATGAAGCCTTGAATAACGCGGGATGTTCGGGACGGGACATTACCGTGGTGCTGAACGACAACGGCATGTCCATCTCGCCGAATGTGGGATCGGTGAAGTATTTTCTGGCGAAGATGGAAACCAACCCGCGGTTGTCGAAGCTCAAGGATGAGCTGTGGCTGATGATGGGCAACGCACCGATTGGCTCGAGCGCCATGCGGCGGCTGGCGCACAAGGCGGAGCGCGCACTCAAGCAGGCGGTCGCGCCGGGGATGCTGTTCGAGGAATTCGGATTTCAGTATTTCGGACCGTTCGACGGGCACAATCTGCGCGAACTGGTGGAGATCTTCTCCAACGTCAAGACCGCGCACAAGCATCCGGCGATTGTGCACGTGCTGACCACCAAGGGCAAGGGCTACGAGGTGGCCGAAGCGGATCCCGTGAAGTACCACGGAGTGAAGGGCATTCCGGTGCCGGTGAAGGTGGAACCCAAACCCGCGCCATCGGTGCAGGCGCCGACGCTGCCGTACACGGACGTGTTCGGGGAAGCGATGATTCAGGAGACCGAGCGGCGCAGCGACGTGGTGGTGATTACCGCCGCGATGAAAGAGGGCACGGGACTGGTCAAGTACAGCGCGGCATTTCCCGATCATTTCTTTGACGTGGGCATCGCCGAAGGCCATGCCGTGACCTTTGCGGCGGGAATGGCCGCGTCGGGGATGAAACCAGTGGCGGCGATTTATTCGACATTTTTGCAGCGGGCCTACGATCATATTCTGCATGACTGCGCGATTCAGAATCTGCCGGTGCTGTTCTGCCTGGACCGCGCGGGACTGGTGGGAGAGGACGGACCGACGCATCACGGGTGCTTTGATCTTTCCTACCTGTCCTCGATTCCCGGGATGGTGGTGAGCGCGCCGCGGTCGGGACAGGAATTGCGCAATCTGATCCGCACGGGATTGGAATACAAGGACGGCCCGTTTGCGGTGCGGTATCCGCGCGACAAGGCTCCCGATGTGATCGACTGGACGTCTGAGCCGGACGTGTTGCCCATCGGCAAGTGGGAAGTGTTGCGCGAAGGGCGTAAGCTGGCCGTACTGGCGGTAGGAACGATGGTGGAAACGGCGCGGCGGGCGATTGCGTCCGAAGAGATGGCTGTAACGCTGGTGAACTGCCGCTTTGTCAAACCGATGGATGAAGAGATGCTGCGCACGATCATGGCATCGCACGAGCAGATTCTGACCATTGAAGAGGGTACGGTGATCGGCGGATTCGGGTCGAGCGTGGCGCTGTACATGCAGGAGCACGGCTGCACCAACGGTTTTGCGGCGCTGCATCTGCCGGATGAATTTGTGGAGCACGGTGCGCGGGATACGCTGCTGGAAACCTGCGGGCTGACCGACCGGCAGCTTGCCGAAGCCATCGGCACATTGCTGCGCGGCGAGCCGCTGGTCAACACGGCGGCGATTCTGGCGGCGACGGCGCGGAAGATGCATGGCGGGGGAACGAAGTGAAGGTGTTGATTGATCCCCGCGCGGGATTCTGCGGCGGAGTACGCCGCGTGGTAAAGATGGCCGAGCAGCAGATTGCCGAAACGGGCGAGCCGCTGGTGAGCCTCGGCGACGTGATCCATAACGAAGTGGAGATCGGGCGGCTGAAGGAACTGGGGCTGTCCGGCACCAGCCACGACGTGCTGGAAGGATCATCCAACGGGACGAAGAAGCTGCTGATCCGCGCGCATGGCGAGCCGCCGGAGACTTATGACAAGGCGCAGAAGCTGGGGATCGAAATTATCGACGGCACCTGCCCGGTGGTGACACGCTCGCAGACGATTGCGCGGACGCATTATCTGGCGGGCGAGCAGGTGGTGATTGTGGGCAAGCCGCATCATCCCGAGACTATCGGCATCATCGGCCACTGCGACCATCAGGCGCAGGTGGTCTATGCGAAGAGCGACGTCGAGCAGCTTGATCCTTCCCGCAAGACCTTTGTGCTGGCGCAGACCACGGTAGCGCGTCCGTGGTTTCAGGAGCGGATCGACTGGATCAAGGAACGCTGCGCGAGCGTTGAGGTGCAGGTGGAGAATACACTGTGCCGGTTTGTGGTGGGGCGCGACCGGGACTTGGAGAAGTTTGCCGCCGAGGTGAATGTGCTGATCATGGTGGGCGGCACCAAGAGTTCGAACACCAAAGTTTTGTATGACGTCTGCCGCAAGGTGAACCCGAGATCGTATCTGGTGGTCACCGAGGCGGAGATCGACGTCGGGTGGTTCCGGAGCGAGGATGTGATCGGTGTGACCGGTTCGGCGTCCACCCCGCACTGGCTGTTGGAACACGTGCGGGATTTCATCGCCGAAAAGACCGGCGCTTTGTTGGGCTGACACGGATGAATGGAGTAGTTTGCGGCGCGCGGGGTAAGAACACCTTGCGTGGCGAGGCAGAAAGTAACGAAGAACATGGCTATTGTTGAGAGGGATTCCGTTCCACAGACGGAACGGAATGACCATACGGAAACGGCGCCGCGCAAGCCGGAATGGCTGAAGGTGCGGATGTCCTCGGATGCCTCGTATCACGAGGTGCGCACATTGATGGAAGGCTCGCAGCTTAATACGGTCTGCGAGGAGGCCCGCTGCCCCAACCGGGGGGAATGCTGGAGCCGGGGAACGGCGACGATTATGATTATGGGCGACACCTGCACGCGGTCCTGCGGGTTCTGCAACGTGAAAACGGGCAGGCCGCTGCCGCTGGATCCGGGTGAGCCGCGACGGGTGGCAGAAGCGATCCGGACTCTCAAGCTGAAGTACGCGGTGATCACATCGGTGGACCGCGACGAACTGGCCGATGGCGGCGCGGGGCACTTCGCCGAAACGATTCGCGTTGTTCATGAGTTGAATCCACAGTGCAAAGTGGAAGTGCTGACGCCGGACTTCAAGGGCAGCGAGTCCAGCTTGAAGCTGGTGTGCGAGGCTAAACCCGAAGTGTTCGCGCATAATATGGAGACGGTGTCACGGCTGCACGTGACGGTCAGGCCGCAGGCCAAGTACTGGCGCAGCTTGCAGGTTTTGGGGCGCGCGCGGAAGCTGGGCATGACGGTAAAATCCGGCATCATGGTGGGTCTTGGTGAGACCAAAGACGAAGTGGTGCAGGTGATGCGGGACGTGGCGGACGCGGGGGGCGAACTGTTTACGATTGGACAGTATTTGCAGCCGTCTCCGAAGCATCTGCCGGTGTTGGAGTTTATTCATCCGGACGTCTATCTTGAATATAAGCATCTGGGGGAATCCGTCGGATTAAGGCACGTGCAGGCGGGCGCGATGGTGCGCAGCTCGTACCGTGCGGAAACACAGCAAGCGATCTTGAGGAGTAGTAATTTATGATTACATTGACGGCGACCGCGACAGCCAAAGTGCGCGAAATTATGACGAAGGAATCGAAATCCGATTGGAAGCTGCGGATGGGTGTGCGCGGCGGCGGCTGCAGCGGCATGAAGTATGTCCTGGGGTTTGATTCGGAGAGCCGCGAGGAAGACCAGGAGTTCACGCAGGACGGCATCACGCTGGTGTGCGACACGCGGAGCTATCTCTATCTGAACGGTACGGAGATAGATTTTGAGGATGGGCTGAACGGTTCGGGATTTGTGTTTCGCAATCCCAACGCCGCGAAGAGCTGCGGCTGCGGCCAGAGTTTCTCCGGCTAAGCCAACCCGCCTGCCATTGTGATGGTAGATATTCCGCAAGCGGGTCTCTCTTCGGAGGATCCGCTTTGTTTTATGCGTAGATACGGAACTCTAACGCCATGACACCAATTAAAAGAATAACGGTTGATGTCACACCGGAGAATGTCTGGTTTGTCGAACGGTATCTGAACGTGTTCGACTTTGCGGATATTTTTCCGGAAGATGCCTTCTCCATCGGCAGCGGCAAAGGGAATCCGGTCACTTTGCATACTGACCTTGGATTTGACATCGTGACGGATATTGACCAGACCAAGATGCAGATCCGCAATCGCTCGCGGTTTCACGGCTGGATGCGCTGGACAGGCGAGAAGGCGTTGCGCGTGGGCGACCGGATTGTCATCGAGAAGTTGGGCGAGAGGGACTATTCCCTCCAGTTTGAGAGTAGTAGTAATGGCAATTAATGGCTGAAGACCGGAGATATGAGACGTGAAGATGGAGAATCGACTACAGAGCCGCACAACGGACCTGACCCCAGGGCCTTTGCCCGCAGAGCACATTGCCGCCAATCTGCTGCGATTTCCGCTTGAAGACATGCTGGGTCCGGGAATGGTGCGGGAAAAGGATTTCCGCACCAAGCTGAAGGGCATCGATTGGGAGGCCTACCGTGGCCGCCCGGTGCTGGTGCCGTGGATTCATAACCAGGAAATCCCGGTTTGGGTTTATTTGATGGTGGTGGCGCGGTTGTCGGGAGTGGCGTCGGTGCTATCCTTCGGAGAGGCATGCAGCCCCACAGTTTTGCTTAAAAACCGTCCCAGTTGAAGGGGTTTTTAAGCTGGTTAATTTAATGCAACTTGACAATTTGCGGGTAAACACGTATATTTCGATTGCTGTACCATATGACGGAAGATGGATAAAGATCCGCCTATAGTGAGTAAGAGCAACATTTCTCTAAGGATAGATCAAGATGACGCCCGGCGGAGGCAGTTTCTGGGATCTGGTGCAGGTCGCCTCTCCCTTTGCAAAGTTTATTCTGGCCGTTTTGGCCGTGATGTCGGTGGTTTCCTGGACCATCATCATTGACAAATTCCTGTTGATCGCGCGGGTGCGTTCGGCCAACAAAGGCATGGCGCGTTACCGGTGGTCAACCTTTGATCCGCGGGCGCTCAGCAGTGAAGCGCGGCGCTATCCGCAGTCGTTTATGTCGCGCGCGTACATGTTTGTCCACCGGGACATCATCGAGCGCGGCGGCGAGGGGGCGATGGATGGGGAATTGATCGGCCGGGAGTTTGCCCGCTCGGTGGCGGAAGAACTCAACCGCGCCGAGCGGTTTCTGCCGTTTTTGGCCACATGCAGTTCGGCGGGTCCGTTTCTGGGGCTGCTGGGCACGGTGTGGGGAATTATCACCGCCTTTCAGCGGATCGGCGTGTGGGGCAGCGCCAACATCGCGGTAGTGGCACCGGGTATTGCCGAGGCGCTGATTGCCACGGCGGTGGGCCTGTTTTCGGCTATTCCCGCGCTGGTGGCGTACAATTTCTTTTCGAACTGGCTGCGCAAGGAAGCGGAGCGCGCCGAAGAGTTCGGCAGTGATCTGGCCTTTGCGGTGGATCGCTATGCGAAGGGCAAGCAGTCCGCCGGTTCGCGGGTGATCCCATGATTCCGCGTCCCAAGGTCAAGATTCCTTATCGTCCGATTCCGGACATCAACGTGACGTCCCTCGTGGACATCACGATGGTGCTGCTGATTGTGTTCATGGTGGCGGCGCCGATCATGAAGAGTTCGCTGGATATCGCCGTGCCGC is part of the bacterium genome and harbors:
- a CDS encoding DUF2480 family protein, with the protein product MENRLQSRTTDLTPGPLPAEHIAANLLRFPLEDMLGPGMVREKDFRTKLKGIDWEAYRGRPVLVPWIHNQEIPVWVYLMVVARLSGVASVLSFGEACSPTVLLKNRPS
- a CDS encoding MotA/TolQ/ExbB proton channel family protein is translated as MTPGGGSFWDLVQVASPFAKFILAVLAVMSVVSWTIIIDKFLLIARVRSANKGMARYRWSTFDPRALSSEARRYPQSFMSRAYMFVHRDIIERGGEGAMDGELIGREFARSVAEELNRAERFLPFLATCSSAGPFLGLLGTVWGIITAFQRIGVWGSANIAVVAPGIAEALIATAVGLFSAIPALVAYNFFSNWLRKEAERAEEFGSDLAFAVDRYAKGKQSAGSRVIP